A DNA window from Dendrosporobacter quercicolus contains the following coding sequences:
- the atpF gene encoding F0F1 ATP synthase subunit B, with the protein MIDLNATLFAQIINFLLLVAILGKFAYKPLMKILAERQSKIQTSLDTAEQDRLAAEQLKQDYLNQLATARAQAQAIVEKATTLAEQTKEEILREAQAESSRLLQKAQEEIGREREQAMLEFKGELASLAVAAAAKIIAQNLDEKANAKLVNEFINELDSEKIGGLPC; encoded by the coding sequence TTGATTGATTTAAATGCGACACTTTTTGCGCAAATTATAAATTTCCTGCTGCTGGTGGCAATTCTAGGCAAGTTTGCTTATAAGCCGTTAATGAAGATTTTAGCTGAACGTCAGTCGAAAATCCAGACAAGTCTGGATACTGCCGAACAGGACCGGTTGGCTGCCGAACAATTAAAACAGGACTATCTGAACCAATTGGCAACTGCCCGCGCCCAGGCGCAGGCAATTGTGGAAAAAGCCACCACGCTGGCCGAGCAAACCAAAGAGGAAATTTTACGGGAGGCTCAGGCTGAAAGCAGCCGTTTGCTGCAAAAAGCGCAGGAAGAAATTGGCCGTGAGCGGGAACAGGCAATGCTGGAATTTAAGGGCGAGCTGGCTTCCCTGGCGGTGGCCGCAGCCGCCAAAATTATTGCCCAGAACCTGGACGAAAAAGCCAACGCCAAGTTGGTAAATGAGTTTATTAATGAGCTTGACAGCGAGAAGATAGGTGGTCTGCCATGCTAA
- the atpH gene encoding ATP synthase F1 subunit delta has translation MLSQLAQTYAQAIYELAVQRKMLDAVQAQLELVTTAVAAHPDLRGFLEHPLVPPQAKKDTMTKIFAGELTDFVSNFLLLLIDKGRETILPAIVRQYVDIANKARNITVAEVITVKPLTPEQSRLLADKLSQVTGSRIVLKPAIDEQILGGVIVKLGGKLIDASLVRQLQSLKTVLAAREQTAV, from the coding sequence ATGCTAAGTCAGCTCGCGCAAACTTACGCCCAGGCCATCTATGAGCTGGCCGTACAACGAAAGATGCTTGATGCGGTTCAAGCCCAGCTGGAGCTGGTAACTACTGCGGTTGCCGCTCATCCTGACCTGCGGGGGTTCCTTGAGCACCCGCTCGTTCCACCGCAGGCCAAGAAGGATACAATGACCAAAATATTCGCAGGTGAGTTGACTGACTTTGTCAGCAACTTTTTACTTTTGCTGATCGATAAGGGCCGGGAAACCATATTGCCGGCCATTGTCCGGCAATACGTGGATATCGCCAACAAGGCCCGTAACATCACTGTGGCTGAAGTGATTACCGTTAAACCGCTAACGCCGGAGCAGAGCAGGCTGCTGGCCGACAAGCTCAGCCAGGTTACCGGCAGCAGGATTGTGTTGAAACCGGCTATTGACGAGCAAATACTGGGTGGCGTTATCGTCAAATTGGGTGGAAAATTAATCGATGCCAGTTTGGTACGCCAACTGCAATCACTAAAAACAGTCCTGGCGGCGCGGGAACAGACGGCAGTTTGA
- a CDS encoding glycosyltransferase family 4 protein produces the protein MQTYIVAFTVALAVAYFLTPKIIAVAVKTGAMDAPDARKVHTKPIPRMGGLAIYAGFVLAVLASMHVNHEILGLLLGGTVILIVGIIDDLKQLSAKVKLLGQIAAAAVLILFDIRIDWITNPFGDMVYVDFLSIPLTILWVVGLTNTVNLIDGLDGLAAGVSTIASVTILLVALQQDFWIVAILTAALAGSALGFLQHNFNPAKIFMGDTGSMFLGYMLAAISVIGAVKSAATIALIVPIVALGLPIMDTAFAIIRRYMSGKPIFKPDRGHLHHRLLEMGLSQKQAVLLMYVISGCLGLSAIALTEVNKGLGVLIILAIVAVAFFGARKIGVLKAAKSAQSH, from the coding sequence ATGCAGACATATATTGTGGCGTTTACGGTGGCTTTGGCTGTTGCTTATTTCTTGACCCCCAAAATCATTGCAGTAGCCGTGAAAACCGGAGCTATGGACGCTCCTGATGCCCGTAAGGTGCATACCAAACCCATTCCCAGGATGGGCGGTCTGGCAATTTATGCCGGCTTTGTTTTGGCGGTGCTGGCAAGTATGCATGTCAATCATGAGATTCTCGGGCTGTTATTAGGTGGAACGGTAATTCTGATTGTGGGTATTATTGATGATCTTAAACAATTGTCAGCCAAGGTAAAACTGCTGGGGCAAATTGCCGCCGCCGCTGTTTTGATCTTATTTGATATCCGGATTGACTGGATTACCAATCCGTTTGGCGATATGGTATATGTTGACTTCTTATCTATCCCCCTGACTATCCTGTGGGTCGTGGGGCTAACGAATACGGTTAATCTTATTGACGGTTTGGACGGCTTAGCCGCCGGGGTATCAACCATTGCTTCGGTGACTATTTTACTTGTGGCCTTGCAGCAGGATTTTTGGATTGTGGCAATCTTAACAGCCGCTCTGGCCGGCAGTGCGCTGGGGTTCTTACAGCATAACTTTAATCCGGCCAAAATTTTTATGGGCGATACGGGGAGCATGTTTCTCGGCTATATGCTGGCGGCGATATCGGTGATTGGCGCGGTAAAAAGCGCGGCGACGATTGCCCTGATTGTGCCAATTGTTGCGCTGGGCCTGCCAATTATGGATACTGCCTTTGCAATTATTCGCCGTTATATGAGCGGCAAGCCGATTTTTAAGCCTGACCGGGGACATTTACATCACCGGCTGCTGGAAATGGGCCTCAGCCAAAAGCAGGCGGTTTTGCTGATGTATGTGATCAGCGGCTGTCTGGGCCTGAGCGCGATTGCTCTTACTGAAGTGAACAAAGGACTGGGCGTCCTGATTATTCTGGCTATTGTGGCGGTTGCTTTCTTTGGCGCCCGCAAAATTGGCGTTCTGAAAGCCGCAAAATCAGCGCAAAGTCACTGA
- the wecB gene encoding non-hydrolyzing UDP-N-acetylglucosamine 2-epimerase, producing the protein MSRLKIMTIFGTRPEAIKMAPVVLQLAKYPDMIEPVVAVTAQHREMLDQVLKLFAIKPDHDLDIMATGQTLFDITCRAMQGLNAVLAQEKPDMVLVHGDTTTTFAGALTAFYHQIAVGHVEAGLRTHNRYSPYPEEMNRKLTGSLTDLHFAPTGTAQANLLQEGVDPADIFVTGNTVIDALLATVDPQYRFTCPLLAGINYTDRKVILVTTHRRENLGEPMRHVYQALRDIVREFADVEVVFPVHRNPLVRDVVNSELGGLERVHLIDPLEYQPFANLLARSYLVLTDSGGIQEEAPALGKPVLVLRDTTERPEAIEAGTVKLIGTDRDRVYTETRLLLTGQAEYEQMANACNPYGDGCASRRIVQAILWRKGLSAGRPGSFCRE; encoded by the coding sequence ATGTCGCGGCTAAAAATAATGACCATTTTCGGTACGCGTCCTGAAGCGATAAAAATGGCGCCGGTAGTGCTGCAACTGGCAAAATATCCGGACATGATCGAACCGGTTGTAGCCGTGACGGCCCAGCACCGGGAGATGCTGGATCAGGTGCTGAAGCTGTTTGCGATTAAACCCGATCATGATCTGGATATAATGGCCACAGGGCAAACCCTGTTTGATATTACCTGCCGGGCGATGCAGGGCCTAAATGCCGTACTGGCGCAGGAGAAGCCGGACATGGTGCTGGTGCATGGCGATACAACAACGACGTTTGCCGGCGCTTTGACCGCGTTTTATCACCAGATTGCGGTTGGTCACGTTGAAGCCGGCCTGCGCACGCATAATAGGTATTCACCCTACCCCGAGGAGATGAACCGTAAACTGACCGGCTCGCTGACTGACCTGCATTTTGCCCCGACCGGCACGGCACAGGCTAATCTGCTGCAGGAGGGCGTTGATCCAGCCGATATCTTTGTTACCGGCAATACCGTAATCGATGCTCTGCTGGCGACGGTTGATCCTCAGTACCGGTTTACCTGTCCGCTGCTGGCCGGTATTAATTACACTGACCGTAAAGTGATATTGGTTACCACGCATCGCCGGGAGAATCTGGGTGAGCCAATGCGGCATGTATACCAGGCCCTGCGTGATATTGTCCGTGAGTTTGCCGATGTGGAGGTTGTTTTTCCGGTGCATCGCAATCCTTTGGTCCGGGACGTAGTGAATAGCGAACTGGGTGGCTTGGAACGCGTTCATCTAATTGACCCGCTGGAGTATCAGCCCTTTGCCAATTTACTGGCCCGTTCTTATTTGGTTTTGACCGATTCCGGCGGAATTCAGGAGGAAGCCCCGGCTTTGGGCAAGCCGGTTTTGGTTTTACGGGACACAACAGAACGGCCTGAAGCAATTGAAGCCGGTACGGTGAAACTGATCGGCACCGACCGGGACCGGGTGTACACCGAGACCCGGCTGCTGTTGACCGGACAGGCTGAATATGAACAAATGGCAAACGCCTGTAATCCTTACGGTGACGGATGTGCATCCAGGCGTATTGTGCAGGCCATTCTCTGGCGGAAGGGACTCAGCGCCGGCAGGCCCGGCTCTTTTTGCCGCGAATGA
- the atpB gene encoding F0F1 ATP synthase subunit A → MGHGEGHAIGVHKAVEFAGLTFHMDTLYMTWLTMAIIIVLAVVATRRLSLVPSGWQNFMEMVVVELLDQIESTIGPKGRKLAPLLITLFLFILVSNELGLVPGFTSPTADLNTTLGLALMVVLLTHGLSIANKGLVNYVKHYFQPYFPFVFINVVEELAKPVTLSFRLFGNILAGEILLVILGMLVPYFVPTIWLAFSVFVGIVQAFIFLVLSMSYLSSSLQDDQH, encoded by the coding sequence ATGGGACATGGTGAAGGTCATGCCATTGGAGTACATAAGGCCGTCGAGTTTGCCGGGCTTACCTTTCATATGGACACGTTGTATATGACTTGGCTGACAATGGCAATTATCATTGTTCTGGCTGTTGTCGCAACCCGCCGGTTAAGCCTGGTGCCGAGCGGGTGGCAGAATTTTATGGAAATGGTCGTTGTTGAGCTGCTTGATCAAATTGAGTCAACGATCGGCCCTAAGGGACGAAAATTAGCGCCGCTGCTGATTACCTTATTCTTATTTATCCTGGTAAGCAACGAATTGGGGCTGGTTCCGGGATTTACCTCGCCAACCGCCGATCTCAACACGACGCTTGGCCTGGCTCTAATGGTGGTGCTGCTGACGCACGGTTTGTCGATCGCCAATAAAGGTCTGGTAAACTATGTCAAGCATTACTTTCAACCCTATTTTCCATTTGTGTTTATCAATGTTGTAGAGGAACTGGCCAAACCGGTAACATTGTCTTTCCGGTTATTCGGCAATATTCTGGCCGGCGAGATTCTGCTGGTTATTCTGGGCATGCTGGTGCCTTATTTTGTACCGACGATTTGGCTGGCGTTCAGCGTATTCGTCGGCATTGTACAAGCATTTATTTTTCTGGTGCTTTCCATGTCTTATCTTTCCAGTTCGTTGCAGGATGATCAGCATTAA
- a CDS encoding HD-GYP domain-containing protein — protein MSSQSFLLDDLHQLVDALAAALDAKSSYTLGHSERVADLALLLARRIGLTEMDQQLIHIGAHLHDIGKIGVPDEVLNKPGRLTDEQFSMIKQHPVIGYHIVSKVSWFGGISGIVRHHHERFDGKGYPDGLAGTNIPLGARIVAVADAFDAMIAPRIYRKSFSPPEVLTEIIRCTGSQFDPAVVEALLAELNNESSWRNFNKLTMLG, from the coding sequence ATGTCATCGCAATCCTTTTTGTTAGACGATTTACACCAGCTAGTAGACGCATTGGCGGCAGCTTTGGATGCGAAAAGTTCTTATACCCTTGGTCACTCGGAGCGGGTAGCCGATCTCGCATTGTTGCTTGCCCGGCGTATTGGTCTTACTGAAATGGATCAGCAACTGATCCATATTGGCGCTCACCTGCATGATATCGGTAAAATCGGCGTGCCGGATGAGGTGCTGAATAAGCCGGGCCGCCTGACTGATGAACAGTTTTCTATGATCAAGCAGCATCCGGTCATTGGGTATCATATTGTAAGTAAAGTTAGTTGGTTTGGCGGTATTTCCGGTATTGTGCGGCACCATCACGAGCGGTTTGACGGCAAAGGCTATCCTGACGGTCTGGCCGGGACGAACATACCGTTAGGGGCCAGAATTGTAGCGGTTGCCGATGCTTTTGACGCTATGATTGCGCCGCGCATTTACCGGAAATCCTTCAGCCCGCCCGAAGTCTTAACGGAAATTATCCGCTGCACCGGCAGCCAGTTTGATCCCGCGGTGGTGGAGGCGCTGTTAGCGGAGCTCAACAATGAGAGCTCCTGGCGGAATTTTAACAAACTAACGATGCTTGGTTAG
- a CDS encoding nucleotide pyrophosphohydrolase, whose translation MFEAIYLPKLNNLSPTLPSTLLKIMEEAGELARAVLQFLPYEDSPEAQAFPSLLSEVSGELLDVAQTCVTMIFVMEDSYGIQADALISGHLAKLEHKGYWFDKAQVYRIETAGNFKYLALPRLKLNGVTLLTTVCKIQEEIGEITQYLGKKTGASGEKQALPGDTAFVGCARELLDVAQCCFTMMYILAEKYQVDIKMLTQQHIAKLRSRGYCA comes from the coding sequence ATGTTTGAAGCTATCTATTTGCCAAAACTGAATAATCTTTCACCAACCTTGCCGTCCACTTTGCTGAAGATCATGGAAGAGGCCGGGGAATTGGCCAGAGCAGTGCTGCAGTTCTTACCCTATGAAGACAGTCCGGAGGCGCAAGCCTTTCCTAGTCTGCTGAGTGAGGTTTCCGGAGAACTGCTTGATGTGGCCCAAACCTGCGTTACAATGATCTTTGTCATGGAGGATTCTTACGGTATTCAGGCCGATGCACTCATTAGCGGCCATTTAGCCAAGCTTGAGCATAAAGGCTATTGGTTTGATAAAGCCCAGGTCTACCGGATCGAAACGGCGGGAAATTTTAAATATCTGGCCTTGCCGCGCCTCAAGCTGAATGGCGTCACTTTGTTGACAACGGTGTGCAAAATTCAGGAAGAAATTGGTGAAATAACGCAATATCTTGGTAAAAAAACGGGTGCATCGGGTGAAAAACAGGCATTGCCGGGTGATACAGCCTTCGTCGGCTGCGCCAGGGAATTACTGGATGTTGCGCAGTGCTGCTTTACGATGATGTACATTTTGGCGGAAAAATATCAGGTTGATATAAAGATGCTGACGCAGCAGCATATTGCCAAACTGCGCAGCAGGGGCTATTGCGCCTAG
- the feoB gene encoding ferrous iron transport protein B: MSEPNLIIALAGNPNSGKTTIFNNLTGARQHVGNYPGVTVERREGFCRYQGRNLTIVDLPGTYSLTAYALDELVARHFIIEEKPDIIVNILDAANLERNLYLAVQLLELERPLVLALNMADMADKAGLKIDDKALGVKLGCPVVRTVGNKQQGMEELLRAAVALGEKKHDGAFMVDYGPEIEQAVAKVVDSLAAVPGLAYPKRWLAVKMLENDRNVIESIGAREGCQSVIAQVEVLRRELTETTQQEPELAIANRRYGYVAAVFNSAVVAGRGEAASTSDKIDAVLTNRVLGLPIFFALMWLLFNVVFELGVYPQEWLEAGIGAFGDWVGQTMPEGDLRSLVVDGIIGGVGGVLSFFPLVLLLFLGIAILEDSGYMARAAFVMDRVMRAVGLHGKSFIPLLIGFGCTVPAVMGTRTLENKNDRMVTLLVVQLMSCGARLPVYTLLIAAFFPAESAGTVLFSIYVLGIALAVIMAYALRKTLFKGEAEPFVMELPPYHTPTLRSILSHMWERGYLYLKKAGTIILAVSIVVWFLTNYPAEVEYSKDFEQLSAQAAEHFEGHVARDILAPLGIASLEDNTELSAMIDDIKAVEEDFAAQAEEAGEDEVLLATLEADKESKLKEFEATGAALYPFAQQYLEFETEKDEELAALEGEQSSEKLAGSYAGQFGHWIEPVIRPLGFDWKIGVGLFAAFTAKEVLVSTLGTIYSLGETDETSVSLKDAIMADPHFSPLIAYSLMAFVLLYAPCLAVLAVVKRETNSWKWAIFSSAYGTALAYIVSLAIYQIGTLLGY, from the coding sequence GTGTCAGAACCCAATTTAATTATTGCTTTGGCCGGCAATCCCAATTCAGGCAAGACAACGATCTTTAACAATCTTACTGGCGCCCGGCAGCATGTCGGCAATTATCCAGGCGTAACAGTGGAAAGGCGCGAGGGATTCTGTCGTTATCAGGGACGGAATCTGACGATTGTCGATTTGCCTGGTACTTACAGCTTGACAGCGTATGCGTTGGATGAGCTTGTAGCCCGTCATTTTATTATTGAGGAAAAACCGGATATTATTGTAAATATTCTGGATGCCGCCAATCTGGAGCGCAATCTGTATCTGGCGGTACAACTGCTGGAATTGGAAAGACCTTTGGTGCTGGCGCTGAACATGGCGGATATGGCCGACAAAGCCGGACTGAAAATCGACGATAAGGCTCTTGGCGTTAAACTCGGCTGTCCGGTAGTGCGAACTGTCGGCAATAAGCAGCAGGGGATGGAAGAGCTTCTCAGGGCGGCGGTAGCTTTAGGAGAGAAAAAGCATGACGGCGCCTTTATGGTTGATTACGGGCCTGAAATTGAGCAGGCTGTAGCCAAGGTTGTGGACAGTCTGGCCGCAGTACCGGGCCTGGCATATCCGAAACGCTGGCTGGCTGTTAAGATGCTGGAAAATGACCGGAATGTAATTGAAAGTATCGGCGCCCGGGAAGGGTGTCAGAGTGTTATTGCACAAGTTGAGGTTTTGCGGCGCGAGCTAACCGAAACAACGCAGCAAGAGCCGGAATTGGCGATTGCCAACCGCCGGTATGGCTACGTGGCAGCGGTATTCAATAGCGCAGTGGTTGCCGGACGGGGCGAAGCTGCCAGCACTTCCGATAAAATTGACGCTGTTCTCACTAACAGAGTATTGGGCCTGCCAATATTTTTTGCACTTATGTGGCTATTATTTAATGTAGTATTTGAGCTTGGCGTCTATCCTCAGGAATGGCTGGAAGCCGGTATCGGCGCATTCGGCGACTGGGTGGGACAAACTATGCCTGAAGGCGACCTGCGTTCGCTGGTTGTTGATGGTATCATTGGCGGCGTGGGCGGCGTTCTTTCCTTTTTCCCGCTTGTTTTGCTGCTGTTTTTGGGCATAGCCATTTTGGAAGACTCCGGTTATATGGCCAGAGCGGCTTTTGTCATGGATCGGGTAATGCGGGCAGTCGGCCTGCATGGCAAATCCTTTATTCCGTTATTAATCGGTTTTGGCTGTACTGTGCCTGCCGTCATGGGAACCCGGACGCTGGAAAACAAGAATGACCGGATGGTTACGCTGCTGGTTGTGCAATTGATGAGCTGTGGCGCCCGTTTGCCGGTGTATACGCTGTTGATTGCAGCTTTTTTTCCGGCTGAATCGGCGGGAACAGTATTGTTTTCTATTTATGTCCTGGGCATAGCATTGGCGGTCATTATGGCCTATGCGCTCCGCAAAACGCTGTTTAAAGGCGAGGCTGAGCCGTTTGTTATGGAACTGCCGCCTTACCATACGCCGACCCTGCGCAGCATACTGTCCCATATGTGGGAACGTGGTTATCTCTATTTGAAGAAAGCCGGTACGATCATTCTGGCGGTGTCCATTGTGGTATGGTTTTTGACCAATTATCCGGCCGAGGTGGAATACAGCAAGGATTTCGAGCAGCTTTCGGCGCAGGCTGCAGAACACTTTGAAGGTCATGTGGCCAGGGATATTCTGGCTCCGCTGGGCATTGCCAGCCTAGAGGACAATACTGAACTGTCGGCAATGATTGACGATATAAAAGCGGTTGAAGAGGATTTCGCCGCGCAGGCGGAAGAAGCCGGCGAGGATGAAGTTTTGCTGGCGACGCTGGAAGCTGATAAAGAAAGCAAGCTGAAGGAATTTGAAGCAACCGGAGCGGCGCTTTATCCCTTTGCCCAGCAGTATCTGGAATTTGAAACTGAAAAAGACGAGGAGCTGGCTGCACTGGAAGGGGAACAGTCCAGTGAAAAACTGGCCGGCAGTTATGCCGGACAATTTGGTCACTGGATTGAGCCGGTAATCAGACCATTAGGCTTTGACTGGAAGATTGGCGTAGGCTTATTTGCGGCATTTACGGCCAAAGAAGTGCTGGTGAGCACACTGGGGACGATTTATAGCCTTGGTGAAACAGACGAAACTTCGGTTAGTTTAAAGGATGCCATCATGGCTGACCCGCACTTCAGCCCACTGATTGCCTACTCTTTGATGGCTTTTGTACTGCTGTACGCACCTTGCCTGGCGGTACTGGCGGTAGTCAAACGCGAAACAAACTCCTGGAAATGGGCGATATTCAGCAGTGCTTACGGAACTGCCCTGGCCTATATCGTTTCACTGGCAATTTACCAGATTGGCACTCTGTTAGGCTACTAA
- a CDS encoding AtpZ/AtpI family protein gives MLRGLAEDRAGDCWEFYRKIHLAGVTLMGRNNKNPVFAAFGLAASIGLNIVATVAVGLFGGRWLDRYFATFPWFTVGGIVLGMLAGLWSVYKRIMQEYS, from the coding sequence ATGCTGCGAGGCCTGGCAGAGGATAGGGCAGGCGATTGCTGGGAATTTTACCGTAAAATTCACTTGGCCGGGGTGACCCTGATGGGCAGGAACAACAAAAATCCGGTTTTTGCCGCTTTCGGCCTGGCGGCATCAATCGGCCTGAATATCGTGGCGACAGTAGCAGTAGGGTTATTTGGGGGCCGGTGGCTTGACCGCTATTTTGCTACATTTCCCTGGTTTACGGTGGGTGGTATTGTGCTGGGCATGTTAGCCGGCCTGTGGTCTGTCTATAAGAGAATCATGCAGGAGTATTCCTGA
- the atpE gene encoding F0F1 ATP synthase subunit C: MEQAIIIAASAISAALAIGLAAIGASIANGNVTSKAIEGIARQPEAKGTILVHMLISVGLIEAIPIIAAVIAIVLVFANPFI, from the coding sequence GTGGAACAAGCAATTATTATTGCAGCATCGGCCATTAGTGCAGCGTTAGCGATTGGGTTGGCTGCCATCGGAGCCAGTATCGCCAACGGTAACGTAACTTCCAAAGCCATTGAAGGGATCGCCAGACAGCCGGAAGCCAAAGGAACTATTTTGGTGCACATGCTGATCTCGGTCGGTTTGATTGAGGCTATTCCGATTATCGCTGCCGTTATTGCTATTGTTTTGGTATTTGCTAACCCGTTCATTTAA
- a CDS encoding ATP synthase subunit I produces MGQDRQQELTEYRGEVKRTMLSMAIWGALAIAVLCLAGRQSLIPGFLLGLSASLGYYALLSFRVRQSAALQPEKIIAYMRAGWLIRLSFLVMVVIVVLKMPGIDFLAAMLGLFSFQIIMLAQNIIVVVKSLRT; encoded by the coding sequence ATGGGACAGGATAGACAGCAGGAATTAACTGAATACCGGGGCGAAGTTAAGCGAACTATGCTGAGCATGGCCATCTGGGGAGCACTGGCGATTGCTGTGTTGTGCCTGGCCGGACGGCAGTCCCTGATACCGGGTTTTTTGCTGGGGTTGAGTGCGAGTTTGGGATATTATGCCCTGCTGAGTTTTAGAGTGAGGCAAAGCGCGGCGCTGCAGCCGGAAAAAATCATTGCCTATATGCGGGCCGGCTGGCTCATTCGGCTAAGTTTCCTGGTTATGGTTGTGATTGTAGTGTTGAAAATGCCGGGAATTGATTTCCTGGCGGCGATGCTCGGCCTATTCTCTTTTCAAATTATCATGCTGGCGCAGAATATCATTGTTGTAGTAAAAAGCCTGAGAACATAA
- a CDS encoding GGDEF domain-containing protein yields MKLETKLRIAYLCIALIPLALVFGMTRDSPVYYDKYYSQAMAAAVAVAILLGLASPWFTGGWLLCNQLNMVRAFCARVKNGNYRHVLPVPNEQSDWDDENEIIALMRDMNWMARQIASREQELQQSIAELNQSRQQISRQKSVLEQANNELIETQISLKQRTTELEQACQNMQVMAMTDPLTKIANRRWFFHELEREFFALTQNREPLSLLILDIDHFKRVNDQYGHQNGDRVLVDLAAIVRRVVRTIDLVARIGGEEFAVLLPGTDGNGAQRTARKIQQAIAGAAFALTDRQQIKITVSIGMCSLARPPFPTLDSFYNFADQALYQSKDSGRDAICVYDPQAAAVCRLDRSKERGGNGLCHRNPFC; encoded by the coding sequence ATGAAACTGGAAACGAAGTTGCGTATCGCATATCTCTGCATTGCTTTAATTCCGCTGGCCCTGGTCTTTGGAATGACAAGGGATTCGCCTGTCTATTATGACAAATATTATAGTCAGGCAATGGCGGCGGCGGTAGCCGTCGCCATTTTGCTTGGTCTAGCCAGTCCCTGGTTTACCGGCGGCTGGTTATTATGCAATCAACTGAATATGGTAAGGGCGTTCTGCGCCAGGGTGAAAAACGGCAATTACCGGCATGTGCTGCCGGTGCCGAATGAACAAAGTGACTGGGACGATGAAAATGAAATAATTGCGCTGATGCGGGACATGAATTGGATGGCCCGGCAGATTGCCAGCCGCGAACAGGAATTGCAACAGAGTATTGCTGAGCTGAACCAGTCCCGGCAACAGATATCCCGGCAAAAATCAGTGCTGGAACAGGCCAATAACGAGCTGATTGAAACCCAGATTTCCCTGAAGCAGCGGACTACGGAATTAGAGCAGGCTTGCCAGAACATGCAGGTAATGGCAATGACCGATCCTTTGACTAAAATTGCCAATCGCCGCTGGTTCTTTCACGAACTGGAACGAGAATTCTTCGCATTGACGCAAAACCGTGAACCGCTTTCGCTTTTGATCCTGGATATTGATCATTTTAAAAGGGTTAATGATCAGTATGGTCATCAAAATGGCGACCGGGTATTGGTTGACTTGGCTGCAATTGTCCGACGGGTGGTGAGAACAATTGACTTGGTGGCGCGGATTGGCGGTGAGGAATTTGCCGTGCTGCTGCCCGGTACTGACGGTAACGGCGCTCAACGGACTGCCCGGAAGATTCAGCAGGCCATTGCCGGAGCCGCTTTTGCCTTAACTGACCGTCAACAGATTAAAATTACCGTTTCCATTGGAATGTGCAGCCTGGCCCGACCGCCATTTCCCACACTGGACTCATTTTATAATTTCGCGGATCAGGCATTATATCAGTCCAAAGACAGCGGCAGGGATGCTATTTGCGTGTATGATCCGCAAGCGGCTGCTGTATGCCGTTTGGATCGCAGCAAAGAACGGGGAGGAAATGGGCTATGTCATCGCAATCCTTTTTGTTAG